In the genome of Onychomys torridus unplaced genomic scaffold, mOncTor1.1, whole genome shotgun sequence, the window GGGGTTATCAACTGGACACAACGTATTTGATGTAATAACAGTAGGCTtaaaccctcacatcaaggctagAAGAGCCAacccagaaggaagaaaatgttccCAAGATAAGACAGATATGTCAGAGACTCCTCATACTTACTTTCTTAGGGGTCCTCACTAACTACTGAGCTACACAACCACAGATTGAATACAGAGTACttagtacagacccatgcaggctctgtgattgctctGTTTAGATGAATCTGTGGTCTCTCTTCACCTAATGGCTTTGATCCCTCTTACAATCCTGCCTTCCTCTGTTgcttgatgttccctgagctctgcctaatgtttggctgttggtctcagtatctgctcccatcagcttgTTGAAGAAACCATAACTGATGAAGAttgggctaggcatcaatctatgagtataaaagAATTTCATtagatattttctgtttttttctactttttaaattatatttgtgttttaattttatacatcagccatgggttcccctgtcctccccctcccgcacccacccttAACTTtcctgcagcccctcccctccattcccatctcctccagggccaagactcctctgggaaTTTATTTCAACCTCCTTCTAGgataagcaaagtgtccctgtataagcccaaggttccaaaagcctgacctgacctagtctgttgatcagatggccaaacaccctaactattgtgctggaactctcatccaataactgatggaagtggatgcagaaatccttggccaggccccaggtagagctccaggagtccaattgtcgagaaagaagagggaatgtaagtgtgtgaattgttgaagattggaaaaccacagggacaaatagccaaacgaatggaagcacatgaattatgaaccaaaagctgtggaacccccaacttgatcaggccctctggataagtgagacaattgaatagcttaaactgtttgggaggcacccaggcagtgggacctgggccTATCATTAGATATTTTCTAATtgatgtgtgttgtatgtgtgagtgtgtgtgtgtgtgtgtgtgtgtgtgtgtgtgtgtctgtgtgtgtgtgtgtctgtgtgtttgtatttgtgtgtgaatgtgtttgtgtgagttAAGACTGAATAAACTTCCAAAGCTGAGCAGACATAGATGGACCTAAATGGCATTTTTCAAACAGAGACAACACTGAAATCCACAAGctgattttaaattctttaataatttgatattttatgtGGGTAGGTATTGTCTACACAGATAGATGTGCCCATGGAGATATAGAGAGAGTATAACAGCTCAGTGCTTCCTCTCCCTTAACCTGACAATCACCTCATTTACAATTGTATTATAgcctgagccaccatgttggCTTTCCCCAGTTTCACTGGAAATGCTCCACAAATCCCAAAGTCTAGCCAGGTGTCATTGATAACAACACTGGCTGTTGCTTCTGGCAGACAAGTGTAGGTCACAGCTGACCAGGACCTAGGATTGCTTCAGGCATTTGAAAGAAGGCTCCAAGTAAGGGAAATAAGCAGAAGCCAGGGAAAGGCATGCTTCAGGCCCTAAATGGGGATATGAGCCCACCATTGTCTTCCAGTTTGAGGTCTCAGAGACCTCAGAACCATGAGTTGTAATGCAATCCAGTGTCTGGGTTTTCAGCTGCCTTGAGCTGTGGAGGTCACCCAGGAGGAAAGTGtgggcagcattctccacagagacGTCCCTGAAGAGGGCATCATCACACATGACCATCAAACACTCCAGGCCATACTTGACACCAGCTGCCACCACAGCATCTGTCATGCTGTGGAGGGCTGCTGCTGTTCCTGTGTAAATTATTGTCTTGAAGACTTGTGGCTCCAGTTCAGGGATTTCAGTGAGGTTATTTCTGCTCTCCTCCATGTCATGTTCAAATatggctctgaaaactggagagTGAGTTGCTAAGATGGACTTGTGAGCCTGCAATTCCTGGCCAGCTACTTCCAGGCAGCAGTCTGTGAAGTGGGAATTCTCACACAGCTGTTCTCGCACATCTGCCAATGTGCAT includes:
- the LOC118576192 gene encoding speckle-type POZ protein-like, giving the protein MLDYIYTGTEPDLHSMAAALLAAADKYDLELLKVMYDKVSLLCNVSIVQDSFRIPDQSRKPGIQVHRCTLADVREQLCENSHFTDCCLEVAGQELQAHKSILATHSPVFRAIFEHDMEESRNNLTEIPELEPQVFKTIIYTGTAAALHSMTDAVVAAGVKYGLECLMVMCDDALFRDVSVENAAHTFLLGDLHSSRQLKTQTLDCITTHGSEVSETSNWKTMVGSYPHLGPEACLSLASAYFPYLEPSFKCLKQS